The Sphaerospermopsis torques-reginae ITEP-024 genome has a window encoding:
- the trxB gene encoding thioredoxin-disulfide reductase, with the protein MSLYNSMTNSPVENTVENLVIIGSGPAGYTAAIYAGRANLKPVVFEGFQAGGLPGGQLMTTTEVENFPGFPHGITGPDLMDNMKAQAERWGSELYTEDVISVDLSQRPFTIRSQEREVKAHSVIIATGATAKRLGLPSEHQFWSRGISACAICDGATPIFRGAELAVIGAGDSAAEEAIYLTKYGSLVHLLVRSDKMRASKAMQDRVLSNPKIKVHWHTEAVDVIGKGNMTGVQVINKQTGEESTIPAKGLFYAIGHKPNTELFQGQLELDEVGYITTKHGGVETSVEGVFAAGDVQDHEFRQAITAAGTGCMAAMLAERWLSSNNLIHEFHQTQTEGTTPHPETQKAETATEFNLQATRHNGGYALRKLFHESDRLLLVKYVSPGCGPCHTLKPILNKVVDEFDGKIHFVEIDIDQDRDIAENAGIVGTPTVQIFKNKELVKELKGVKQKSEYRQLIESNL; encoded by the coding sequence ATGAGTTTGTATAATAGTATGACAAATTCCCCAGTAGAAAACACAGTAGAAAACTTAGTCATTATCGGTTCTGGTCCTGCTGGTTACACCGCAGCTATCTATGCAGGAAGGGCAAATTTAAAACCCGTGGTGTTTGAAGGGTTTCAAGCGGGAGGTTTACCCGGTGGCCAACTGATGACAACCACTGAAGTTGAGAACTTCCCAGGGTTTCCCCACGGGATAACCGGACCAGACTTGATGGATAACATGAAAGCGCAAGCAGAACGGTGGGGGTCAGAGTTATATACTGAAGATGTGATATCAGTAGATTTAAGTCAGCGACCTTTTACTATCCGTTCCCAAGAAAGGGAAGTAAAAGCCCATAGTGTAATTATCGCTACCGGTGCAACAGCTAAACGTTTAGGTTTACCCAGCGAACATCAATTTTGGAGTCGGGGAATTTCCGCTTGTGCTATTTGTGATGGTGCAACCCCCATCTTTCGCGGTGCTGAGTTAGCGGTTATTGGTGCGGGAGACTCAGCAGCAGAAGAAGCTATTTATTTAACTAAATATGGTTCTCTAGTGCATTTATTAGTCCGTTCTGATAAAATGCGGGCTTCTAAAGCTATGCAAGACAGAGTTTTGAGTAACCCGAAAATTAAAGTACATTGGCACACCGAAGCGGTAGATGTCATTGGTAAAGGTAATATGACCGGTGTACAAGTTATTAACAAACAAACTGGGGAAGAAAGCACTATTCCCGCTAAAGGTTTATTTTACGCTATTGGTCACAAGCCCAATACAGAGCTATTTCAGGGACAATTAGAACTGGATGAGGTGGGGTACATTACCACTAAACATGGTGGTGTAGAAACCAGTGTAGAGGGCGTATTTGCAGCCGGTGACGTGCAAGACCATGAATTTAGACAAGCTATTACAGCAGCGGGTACTGGTTGTATGGCGGCCATGTTAGCGGAAAGATGGTTATCATCTAATAATTTAATTCATGAATTTCATCAAACCCAAACTGAGGGAACAACACCCCACCCAGAAACCCAGAAAGCAGAAACAGCCACTGAATTTAATTTACAAGCAACACGCCATAATGGAGGTTATGCTTTAAGAAAATTATTCCATGAGAGCGATCGCTTGTTGTTGGTAAAATATGTTTCTCCTGGTTGTGGTCCTTGTCACACCTTGAAACCAATATTAAATAAAGTCGTCGATGAATTTGATGGTAAAATTCACTTTGTGGAAATCGACATTGACCAAGATAGAGATATTGCTGAAAATGCTGGTATAGTTGGTACACCGACGGTACAGATATTTAAGAATAAAGAATTAGTGAAGGAATTGAAAGGTGTAAAACAGAAAAGTGAATATCGACAGTTGATTGAAAGTAATTTGTAA
- a CDS encoding methyltransferase domain-containing protein: MLKQEQIQECQTKFNLSYHVNFAHICQQLVGFENKDVLEVGGSLPPDFVFDYLGVKSWTGIETPDYEESLEETGGITHTGTIIKNIKNTSDYKFNNKQQNKYNLYLENIEDLPEEYYNQYDLIFSIATFEHIHKLPLALDKMFLALKPGGKLFSMFSPIWSAYDGHHLPNIVDQQGQKFHFGDSPIPPWGHLLMNPPQMYSHLCQFTDKETANLMVYYIYHSSHINRLFTEDYLAYINQSSFITDKIELTFTRPIDLEIKSKLEHFYPGRKYFQNNGILLICDKQEEKNLFESDQQQLNKKSIDIMNNANLLVNVDLGCGTHKAEGFIGVDLVAADGVDVIANLNGHFPFPDNSVDFLKAHDIIEHLPDRIHTMNEIWRILKPDGIVDISVPSTDGRGAFQDPTHVSFWNINSFMYYCQEFPPYLAGCQSHYGFKGEFSIVSIDEKNSGNQVIHVHAVLKAIKSAENNYQLNLRNTNFIIFPDWSQSIEVIFAQLLNICQAIIDHPKNSDIALLIDIQNTSLEDGNFLLADVVLNLCYQGNMETDDDKLPQFNLLKTNSPEEYKGLLPVLHSRIILECEDKKFINQIGLEQLPSFSLEELKSAALAVEKSQLLDNLPNTQSQQQESSLSKAYQKFAEQKFSEAIELFKQTIIENPQFSETGLIPLAHSLILATDWQEISRNLPPGINYLQTSGWLNSLYSGKPINQEAKPIPWYTYPAIEFIENKIDSDFRIFEYGSGNSSLWWSKRVTQVISIENDANWFNYIKENMPSNVELYLIEDDLEYASAILEYEDHLFDVIIVDGSNRNQCAEFAISKVKDQGFIIFDNTDDHRHAEGVKKLLDSGFMKIDFYGMIPSYLYKNCTSIFFKDVSLLSRGDLPSEKRSCLGRSCFQITSPVIAI, encoded by the coding sequence ATGTTAAAACAAGAACAAATCCAAGAATGTCAAACTAAATTCAACCTTAGTTATCATGTCAATTTTGCTCATATCTGTCAGCAATTAGTTGGATTTGAAAATAAAGATGTACTTGAAGTAGGAGGAAGTTTACCTCCTGATTTTGTTTTTGATTATCTTGGTGTGAAATCATGGACAGGAATTGAAACACCAGATTATGAAGAATCATTGGAAGAAACGGGAGGAATAACTCACACAGGTACAATTATTAAAAACATTAAGAATACTTCTGATTACAAGTTCAATAATAAACAACAAAATAAATATAATCTTTATCTAGAAAATATTGAAGATTTACCAGAGGAATATTATAACCAATATGATTTAATTTTTTCTATTGCGACTTTTGAGCATATTCATAAATTGCCATTAGCTTTGGATAAAATGTTTCTAGCTCTTAAACCAGGAGGCAAATTGTTTTCAATGTTTTCTCCTATCTGGTCTGCTTATGATGGACATCATTTACCGAATATAGTTGATCAACAAGGCCAAAAATTTCATTTTGGTGACTCTCCTATTCCCCCTTGGGGTCATCTTTTAATGAATCCACCGCAAATGTATAGCCATCTATGTCAATTTACTGACAAAGAAACGGCTAATCTGATGGTTTATTATATTTATCATTCATCTCATATTAATCGCTTATTTACAGAAGATTACTTAGCATATATTAATCAAAGCAGTTTTATCACTGATAAAATTGAGCTAACATTTACGCGCCCTATTGATTTAGAAATAAAAAGTAAGTTAGAACACTTTTATCCTGGGAGAAAATATTTTCAAAATAATGGTATATTATTAATTTGTGATAAGCAAGAAGAAAAAAATTTATTTGAGTCAGATCAACAACAACTTAATAAAAAAAGTATTGACATTATGAATAATGCTAACTTGTTGGTAAATGTAGATTTAGGATGTGGAACTCATAAAGCTGAAGGTTTTATAGGTGTAGATTTAGTTGCTGCTGATGGTGTAGATGTTATTGCTAATTTGAATGGTCATTTTCCATTTCCAGATAATAGTGTTGATTTTCTTAAAGCACATGATATTATTGAGCATCTGCCTGATAGAATCCACACAATGAATGAAATCTGGAGAATATTAAAGCCAGATGGAATAGTTGACATTAGCGTACCATCAACTGATGGCAGAGGAGCATTTCAAGATCCTACCCATGTCAGTTTTTGGAATATTAATTCTTTTATGTATTATTGCCAAGAATTTCCTCCTTATTTAGCAGGTTGTCAAAGTCATTATGGTTTTAAAGGGGAATTTAGTATTGTTAGCATTGATGAGAAAAATTCGGGAAATCAAGTTATTCATGTTCATGCTGTATTAAAAGCTATAAAATCAGCAGAAAACAACTATCAACTGAATTTAAGAAACACTAATTTTATCATTTTCCCAGATTGGAGTCAATCTATAGAAGTAATATTTGCACAGTTACTAAATATATGTCAAGCCATTATTGATCACCCTAAAAATAGTGATATTGCCTTACTTATTGATATCCAAAACACCAGTTTAGAAGATGGAAACTTCTTATTAGCAGATGTTGTACTTAATCTTTGTTATCAAGGAAATATGGAAACTGATGATGATAAATTACCACAATTTAATTTATTAAAAACAAATTCACCAGAAGAATATAAAGGTTTATTGCCAGTTTTGCACTCTAGAATTATTTTAGAATGTGAAGACAAAAAATTTATTAATCAAATAGGATTAGAACAATTACCTTCTTTTTCTTTAGAAGAATTAAAAAGTGCTGCACTAGCTGTAGAGAAATCACAACTATTAGATAATTTACCAAATACACAGTCACAACAACAAGAAAGTAGTTTATCCAAAGCTTATCAAAAATTTGCTGAACAGAAATTTTCTGAAGCCATCGAATTATTTAAACAAACAATCATTGAAAATCCTCAATTTTCTGAAACTGGGTTAATACCCCTAGCTCATAGCCTAATATTAGCTACTGATTGGCAAGAAATTTCCAGAAATTTACCGCCAGGTATTAATTATTTACAGACTTCTGGATGGTTAAATTCTTTATATTCAGGGAAACCTATTAACCAAGAAGCAAAACCTATTCCTTGGTACACCTATCCTGCTATAGAATTTATTGAAAATAAAATAGATAGTGATTTTCGTATTTTTGAATATGGTAGTGGTAATTCGTCTCTTTGGTGGTCTAAGAGAGTAACACAAGTAATTTCCATTGAGAATGATGCTAATTGGTTTAACTATATTAAAGAAAATATGCCTTCAAATGTAGAATTATATTTAATTGAAGATGATTTAGAATATGCTTCTGCTATTCTTGAATATGAAGATCATTTATTTGATGTAATTATTGTTGACGGTAGCAATAGAAATCAATGTGCTGAATTTGCTATATCTAAAGTAAAAGACCAAGGATTTATTATTTTTGATAACACAGATGATCACAGACACGCAGAAGGTGTTAAAAAATTACTAGACTCAGGATTTATGAAAATTGATTTTTATGGAATGATTCCTAGCTATCTTTATAAAAACTGCACTTCCATCTTCTTTAAAGATGTTAGTTTATTATCCAGAGGAGACTTACCTAGCGAAAAACGCTCTTGTTTAGGAAGATCCTGTTTTCAGATTACCAGTCCTGTAATTGCAATTTAA
- a CDS encoding DUF5672 family protein — translation MSKWQLKTPVCFIIFNRPDVTQRVFEKIREAKPPKLLVIADGARANKIGEQEKCLAARAIINQVDWKCEVLTNYSDINLGCRKRIYTGLDWVFSQVEEAIILEDDCLPDPSFFRFCEELLEEYRHNSRIMLVSGQNLQFGQKRRNYSYYFSRYNHCWGWATWKRAWQYYDDTMTLWPQVRDENWLFDILQDEQAFRYWSVIFQSMYEGFDTWDYPWLFACYINQGLSILPNINLVSNIGFGQEGTHATDTNSILANIPVEEMQFPLKHPPFIVRDTQADNFTERTFYSGSLAKTQQAINITELLNNAINLLDKNTNKINLQNTTLVTISSVDIELTLLSLVISNLNANFNRVLFFTSEEIDQSYLELFPQLEIIKIHPIKSLVEYSRFIIKELNSFIDTEFCLVTQGDGFIINPQFWSEEFLNYDYIGAPWRKQSHLVNSQGQTVDILDLNKNRVGNGGFSLRSKKLLEVCSQLDFDHIKTSSLSEDLIICHYFYDWFTAKSIKFAPLEFAIKFSFEQPIEELENFSWENTFGFHGKPHVISVLNKLSQDLNLDFSSDNHQNSDFINELKLRDINLIIFPDWTQAEDELGLELQQVIQTLANHPENQKITLIIHTGNLTIEDAEIFLSSVAMNLLMADLDISDTIEISLIDKLGNMQWQSLLPRIYGRVILSNEAKITLAQMPVSNLKSYPLDSLINQI, via the coding sequence ATGAGTAAATGGCAATTAAAAACCCCGGTTTGTTTTATCATTTTTAACCGTCCCGATGTCACTCAGAGAGTTTTTGAAAAAATTCGTGAAGCTAAACCTCCCAAATTATTGGTTATTGCTGATGGTGCAAGAGCGAATAAAATTGGAGAACAAGAAAAGTGTCTTGCTGCTAGAGCAATTATTAATCAAGTTGACTGGAAGTGTGAAGTATTAACTAATTACTCTGATATTAATTTAGGTTGTAGAAAGAGAATTTATACCGGACTAGATTGGGTATTTTCTCAAGTTGAAGAAGCAATTATTTTAGAAGATGACTGTCTCCCTGATCCTAGTTTCTTTCGCTTTTGTGAAGAGTTATTAGAAGAGTATCGTCATAATTCGCGGATCATGTTAGTTTCTGGACAAAATCTTCAGTTTGGACAAAAAAGACGAAATTATAGTTATTATTTTTCCCGTTATAACCATTGTTGGGGATGGGCTACTTGGAAAAGAGCATGGCAATATTATGATGATACTATGACGCTTTGGCCTCAAGTTAGAGATGAAAATTGGCTATTTGATATTCTCCAAGATGAACAAGCATTTAGATACTGGTCAGTAATTTTCCAAAGTATGTATGAAGGTTTTGATACCTGGGATTATCCTTGGTTATTTGCTTGTTATATAAATCAAGGTTTAAGTATTTTACCAAATATTAATTTAGTTTCTAATATTGGATTTGGACAAGAAGGAACTCATGCAACAGATACAAATAGTATTTTAGCTAATATACCAGTTGAAGAAATGCAGTTTCCTTTAAAACATCCTCCTTTCATAGTCAGAGATACCCAAGCAGATAATTTTACTGAAAGAACTTTTTATAGTGGATCTTTAGCTAAAACACAACAGGCTATTAATATCACAGAATTATTGAATAATGCTATTAATTTACTGGATAAAAATACAAATAAAATCAATCTCCAAAATACAACTCTAGTCACCATATCTTCCGTAGACATAGAACTTACGTTACTAAGTTTAGTAATTTCCAATTTAAACGCAAACTTTAATAGAGTATTGTTCTTTACATCTGAGGAAATTGATCAAAGTTATTTGGAACTTTTTCCACAATTAGAAATTATTAAAATTCATCCTATCAAGAGTTTAGTTGAATATAGCAGATTTATAATTAAAGAGCTTAATTCATTTATAGATACTGAATTTTGCTTAGTTACACAAGGAGATGGTTTTATTATCAATCCTCAGTTCTGGTCAGAGGAATTTTTAAATTATGATTATATTGGCGCACCTTGGCGCAAACAATCTCATTTAGTTAACTCCCAAGGTCAGACAGTAGATATACTTGACTTAAATAAAAATAGAGTAGGTAATGGTGGTTTTTCTTTAAGAAGTAAAAAATTATTAGAGGTATGTTCACAGTTAGATTTTGATCATATAAAAACATCTTCGTTATCAGAAGATTTGATTATCTGCCATTATTTTTATGACTGGTTTACAGCGAAAAGTATTAAATTTGCACCTTTAGAATTTGCTATTAAATTTAGTTTTGAACAACCCATAGAAGAACTTGAAAACTTTTCTTGGGAAAACACCTTTGGATTCCATGGAAAACCTCATGTTATCTCTGTCCTAAATAAATTATCTCAAGATTTGAATTTAGACTTTTCTTCAGATAATCACCAAAACAGCGATTTTATCAATGAGTTAAAATTAAGAGATATTAATTTAATTATCTTTCCTGATTGGACACAAGCAGAAGATGAACTTGGTTTAGAATTACAACAGGTAATTCAAACATTAGCAAATCACCCTGAAAATCAAAAAATTACCCTGATTATTCACACAGGTAATCTAACTATAGAAGATGCAGAAATATTTTTATCTAGTGTGGCTATGAATCTGTTAATGGCAGATTTAGATATTAGCGATACTATAGAGATTTCCTTGATTGATAAATTAGGAAATATGCAATGGCAATCTTTGTTACCCCGCATTTATGGTAGAGTTATCTTGAGTAATGAAGCTAAAATAACTTTAGCACAAATGCCAGTTAGTAACTTAAAAAGTTATCCATTGGATAGTTTGATTAATCAAATCTGA
- a CDS encoding O-linked N-acetylglucosamine transferase family protein, translating into MITTNLNNQISAHPSLLSIQEYEQNITENPQEVTNYWYLGLALLLAGREEEAQIAWMTPMLEFGEEESEQWLLQLTEILLNAAQQQETDSQSQLAWVIRQHIREFVPGHINNLLKIIELNIDLKIEDWETNVNQLIAIISELIEPPIFDEKLLVPVIEKLLRPNPVSPPAFIDKLVEAFIPYLINSETIIELLIHKADAYSHFFNYQMSIYFAKIAYHLRPNNLACLGKIISPLQSLGGSYNKESIDWANKYLEIAQELIDKILGNHFLLTGFSKSLDYPEKAVQIYQQYKQFLSDLVNNQTQSKSLIEILAIGHFFLYMEDNPHENRLIRNGLAALCQKMIWKEYSQEINIYQQRFNLPRPALSARPLRIGYVSECFISHSVGYLAWWLLKYHNRQEFDIHLYSLRENIYDPQQQAYKNEFGDHFHQLCPPIVTVTDKINEDEIDILVDLDSLTSYSNCAILALKPAPIQVSWLGYDATGFPTVDYFIADNYVLPASAQDYYTEKIWRLPQNYIGIDGFTVGTPTISRESLDIPNDGIIYFSSQTGLKRNPDNIRLQMQIIKQVPNSYFLLKSFRSNHEDLQNFIAPLAEAEGLDLECFRFLPTAPTEMEHRANLAIADIVLDTYPYNGATTTLETLWMGVPIVTRVGEQFAARNSYTMMMNAGITEGIAWSDEEYVEWGVKLGKDEKLRQEIVWKLRKSRQTSPLWNGKKFAREMENAYLQMWQRYIDNK; encoded by the coding sequence ATGATTACCACCAACTTAAATAATCAAATTTCTGCTCACCCAAGCTTATTAAGCATTCAAGAATATGAACAAAATATTACAGAGAATCCCCAGGAAGTTACTAATTATTGGTATTTAGGACTTGCTTTGTTATTAGCAGGAAGAGAAGAAGAAGCGCAGATAGCCTGGATGACTCCAATGCTAGAATTTGGAGAAGAAGAGTCAGAACAATGGCTACTGCAATTAACAGAAATTTTATTAAATGCTGCCCAACAACAGGAAACAGATTCTCAATCTCAACTGGCTTGGGTAATTCGTCAACACATTAGAGAATTTGTCCCTGGTCATATTAATAATCTTTTAAAAATAATTGAACTAAATATTGATTTAAAAATTGAGGATTGGGAAACAAATGTTAATCAATTAATTGCCATTATATCCGAACTAATAGAACCCCCTATTTTTGATGAGAAATTATTAGTGCCAGTGATTGAGAAGTTACTTCGTCCTAACCCAGTTAGTCCTCCTGCATTTATAGATAAATTAGTAGAAGCTTTTATACCCTATTTAATAAATTCTGAAACTATTATTGAATTATTGATACATAAAGCTGATGCCTATAGTCATTTTTTTAACTACCAGATGTCAATTTATTTTGCGAAAATTGCCTACCACCTAAGACCCAATAATTTAGCTTGTCTTGGCAAAATTATTTCTCCTCTGCAAAGTCTAGGAGGATCTTATAATAAAGAGTCTATTGATTGGGCAAACAAATATTTAGAAATTGCTCAAGAACTAATTGATAAAATTCTCGGTAATCACTTCTTACTGACAGGATTTTCCAAGTCTCTTGATTATCCAGAAAAAGCGGTTCAGATTTACCAACAATATAAACAATTTTTATCTGATCTTGTCAACAATCAAACACAAAGCAAAAGTTTGATTGAGATATTAGCCATTGGTCACTTTTTCCTATACATGGAAGATAATCCCCATGAAAATAGATTAATTCGCAATGGATTAGCTGCTTTATGTCAAAAAATGATCTGGAAAGAGTATTCTCAAGAGATCAACATTTATCAACAGCGTTTTAATTTACCTCGTCCTGCTTTGAGTGCGCGTCCTTTAAGAATTGGCTATGTATCAGAGTGTTTTATTTCTCATTCTGTCGGTTATTTAGCTTGGTGGTTATTAAAATATCATAATCGGCAAGAATTTGATATTCATTTATATTCTTTAAGAGAGAATATTTATGATCCACAACAACAAGCTTATAAAAACGAATTTGGTGATCATTTTCATCAATTATGCCCGCCGATAGTGACGGTTACAGATAAAATAAATGAAGATGAAATAGATATTTTAGTTGATTTAGATAGTTTAACTTCCTATAGTAATTGTGCTATTTTAGCCTTGAAACCCGCACCGATTCAAGTTAGTTGGTTAGGGTATGATGCGACTGGTTTCCCGACGGTTGATTATTTTATTGCTGATAACTATGTTTTACCTGCATCAGCACAGGATTATTATACAGAAAAGATTTGGCGACTGCCGCAAAATTATATTGGTATTGATGGCTTTACCGTGGGAACACCAACTATCAGTAGAGAATCTTTAGATATTCCTAATGATGGAATTATTTATTTTAGTTCTCAAACTGGATTAAAACGTAATCCCGATAATATCCGGTTGCAAATGCAAATTATCAAACAAGTTCCTAATAGTTATTTTCTGCTGAAAAGTTTTCGCAGCAATCACGAAGATCTGCAAAATTTTATTGCTCCCCTTGCTGAAGCCGAAGGACTTGATTTAGAATGTTTTAGGTTTTTACCCACTGCACCTACAGAGATGGAACACCGCGCCAATTTAGCCATTGCAGATATCGTTTTAGATACCTATCCCTATAATGGTGCAACTACTACTTTAGAAACATTATGGATGGGTGTACCGATAGTGACAAGAGTGGGGGAACAATTTGCAGCCCGGAATAGCTATACAATGATGATGAATGCTGGAATTACTGAAGGTATTGCTTGGAGTGATGAAGAATATGTCGAGTGGGGTGTGAAGTTGGGTAAAGACGAGAAATTAAGACAAGAAATTGTCTGGAAATTGCGAAAATCACGACAAACATCACCCCTATGGAATGGCAAAAAATTTGCGCGGGAAATGGAGAATGCTTATTTACAGATGTGGCAAAGGTATATTGATAACAAATAA
- a CDS encoding type IV pilin-like G/H family protein: protein MKTELKAKFLQHLLGKKKEDEGFTLIELLVVIIIIGILSAIALPSFLSQAAKAKQTEAKSFVGAVNRAQQAFRMENQQFAGNANLADLQIGVPTQSEYYGYSLSAAAATQTTVSATPITNESSTLRAYAGGVVVLSTGLTKSQACMTTAVSGTAPTFNFSGTDVTCGSGTLMK, encoded by the coding sequence ATGAAAACTGAACTAAAAGCCAAATTCTTACAACACCTCCTGGGTAAAAAGAAAGAAGACGAAGGTTTCACCTTAATTGAACTGTTAGTTGTTATTATTATCATCGGTATTCTATCCGCTATTGCTCTACCTTCCTTCCTCAGCCAAGCAGCAAAAGCTAAACAAACGGAAGCGAAAAGCTTTGTTGGTGCAGTCAACAGAGCGCAACAAGCTTTCCGCATGGAAAATCAACAGTTTGCAGGCAATGCTAATCTTGCGGATCTGCAAATTGGTGTTCCTACTCAAAGTGAATACTACGGATATAGTTTATCGGCAGCCGCTGCTACTCAGACTACTGTTAGTGCAACACCTATAACTAATGAGTCATCTACTCTTAGAGCTTATGCTGGTGGTGTAGTTGTTCTGTCAACTGGACTAACTAAGAGTCAAGCTTGTATGACAACCGCAGTTTCTGGCACTGCTCCTACCTTCAATTTCTCTGGAACTGATGTAACCTGCGGTAGTGGTACTCTCATGAAATAA
- a CDS encoding Uma2 family endonuclease — protein MIQALPETKLVTFAEFVEWYPDTGVRYELYDGVIVEMTPPVGEHEEIIGFLAAQITLEFSRLKLPYFIPKTALIKPYNKESAYLPDIPLLNRANLVNEPLWKKSSTISESASIPLVVEVVSTNWRDDYHKKLADYEEMGIVEYWIVDYAALGGRAFIGNPKQPTISIYQLIEGEYQVSQFRNDDLIISPTFPELNLTANQIFQASL, from the coding sequence ATGATTCAAGCTTTACCTGAAACTAAATTAGTCACTTTTGCCGAGTTTGTAGAGTGGTATCCAGATACAGGAGTTCGCTATGAATTATACGATGGAGTAATTGTAGAAATGACACCACCCGTAGGAGAACATGAAGAAATTATAGGTTTTTTAGCTGCACAAATCACATTAGAATTTAGTCGTCTAAAACTTCCTTATTTCATTCCTAAAACAGCTTTGATCAAACCATATAATAAAGAATCAGCATACTTACCAGATATACCATTGTTAAATCGAGCTAATCTAGTTAACGAACCTCTGTGGAAAAAGTCATCTACAATTAGTGAATCAGCGTCAATTCCTTTAGTAGTGGAAGTAGTGAGTACAAACTGGCGTGATGATTACCATAAAAAACTCGCTGACTATGAGGAAATGGGTATTGTAGAATATTGGATTGTAGATTATGCTGCTTTAGGTGGTAGAGCTTTTATTGGCAATCCTAAACAACCAACTATTTCTATTTATCAACTGATAGAAGGAGAATATCAAGTTAGTCAATTTAGAAATGATGATTTAATAATATCACCAACTTTCCCAGAGTTAAATTTAACTGCTAATCAAATTTTTCAAGCTAGTTTATAG
- a CDS encoding REP-associated tyrosine transposase codes for MYEYRKLTYKQQAELVQYRISRGYPPHSPPHLVRDQEFYLLTATCYEHKCHIHSESRRQQLLEMIFNNFGDAGSNEGSAEALTTNFKICAWVILPNHYHLLVHVRDFNVLSEIFRRIHGALSRQWNQEDNVTGRKIWYSWSDRAIRSKKHYYRTLNYIHYNPVKHGLVKSPYDWIESSVHRYLQTYGREWLRDSWVEYPVRDYGKDWDD; via the coding sequence ATGTACGAATATCGTAAACTTACATACAAGCAACAAGCTGAACTGGTGCAATATCGTATAAGTCGGGGTTATCCACCGCACTCACCACCACATCTAGTCAGAGATCAAGAATTTTATTTATTAACAGCAACTTGCTATGAACATAAGTGTCATATTCATTCAGAATCACGTCGTCAGCAACTGTTAGAGATGATATTTAATAATTTTGGTGATGCGGGGAGTAATGAGGGGAGTGCTGAAGCACTCACTACAAACTTCAAGATTTGTGCGTGGGTGATTTTACCTAATCATTATCATTTACTGGTTCACGTAAGAGATTTTAATGTTTTAAGTGAGATATTTCGCAGAATACATGGTGCGCTTTCTCGTCAATGGAATCAAGAAGACAATGTAACTGGGCGAAAAATATGGTATAGTTGGAGTGATCGCGCAATTCGCTCTAAAAAACATTACTACAGAACTCTTAACTATATTCATTACAACCCAGTAAAACATGGTTTGGTGAAATCTCCTTATGATTGGATTGAGAGTAGTGTTCACCGGTATTTACAAACTTATGGACGGGAATGGTTGCGTGATTCTTGGGTTGAATATCCCGTCAGAGATTATGGGAAAGATTGGGATGATTAG